One genomic segment of Triplophysa rosa linkage group LG22, Trosa_1v2, whole genome shotgun sequence includes these proteins:
- the atg101 gene encoding autophagy-related protein 101, whose translation MNCRSEVLEVSVEGRQVDEAMLALLHTILLHRSTGKFHYKKEGTYSIGTVGTQDVDCDFIDFTFVRVSSDELDRVIRKAVAEFKDGLGNSGNDGMGQISLEFYQKKKSRWPFSDECIPWEVWSIKVNVVNLANEQERQICSEKVGEKLGEKVINIVEVINRHEYLPKMPTQSEVDNVFDTSLKDVQPYLYKITFQITDSMGTSVSTTMRRLIKDTLAL comes from the exons ATGAACTGTCGATCAGAAGTCTTGGAGGTGTCGGTGGAGGGCAGGCAGGTGGACGAGGCTATGCTGGCTCTACTCCACACCATTCTCCTGCATCGCAGCACCGGCAAATTTCACTATAAGAAAGAAGGCACATACTCCATCGGCACTGTGGGAACTCAAGACGTGGATTGCGACTTTATTGACTTCACATTCGTGCGAGTGTCTTCAGATGAGCTCGACAGGGTTATAAGGAAAGCCGTGGCAGAGTTTAAG GATGGCCTTGGAAATTCTGGAAATGATGGCATGGGTCAGATCTCTCTGGAATTCTATCAGAAAAAGAAGTCACGCTGGCCATTTTCAGACGAATGCATTCCCTGGGAGGTCTGGAGCATCAAGGTCAATGTAGTGAACCTGGCCAACGAACAGGAACGCCAGATATGCAGTGAGAAAGTTGGAGAGAAGCTCGGCGAGAAAGTCATTAACATCGTGGAGGTGATTAACCGTCATGAGTATCTTCCCAAGATGCCCACACAGTCAGAGGTCGACAACGTGTTTGACACCAGTTTGAAAGACGTCCAGCCCTATCTGTACAAGATCACTTTCCAAATCACTGACTCTATGGGCACATCAGTCAGCACAACTATGAGAAGACTTATCAAAGACACTCTGGCTTTATAA